The following are encoded together in the Pleurocapsa sp. FMAR1 genome:
- the psbA gene encoding photosystem II q(b) protein has translation MTTTLQQTQTQNSWERFCQWITSTNNRIYVGWFGVLMIPTLLAATTCFLIAFVAAPPVDIDGIREPVAGSLLYGNNIISGAVVPSSNAIGLHFYPIWEAASLDEWLYNGGPYQLIVFHFLIGVFSYLGRQWELSFRLGMRPWICVAYSAPVSAATAVFLIYPLGQGSFSDGMPLGISGTFNFMLVFQAEHNILMHPFHMLGVAGVFGGALFSAMHGSLVTSSLVRETTETESQNYGYKFGQEEETYNIVAAHGYFGRLIFQYASFNNSRALHFFLGAWPVIGIWLTAMGISTMAFNLNGFNFNQSVMDSQGRVVNTWADILNRANLGFEVMHERNAHNFPLDLASGAQAPVALTAPAING, from the coding sequence ATGACAACCACTCTACAACAAACCCAAACCCAGAATAGCTGGGAAAGGTTCTGTCAGTGGATCACCAGCACCAACAACCGTATCTATGTCGGTTGGTTCGGCGTCCTGATGATTCCTACACTACTTGCAGCAACAACCTGTTTCCTAATCGCCTTCGTCGCAGCACCACCAGTAGACATCGATGGTATCAGAGAGCCTGTAGCAGGTTCCTTGCTTTACGGAAACAACATAATTTCTGGTGCAGTAGTACCTAGTTCTAACGCCATTGGACTTCACTTCTACCCAATTTGGGAAGCAGCCTCACTTGACGAGTGGCTGTATAACGGTGGACCATACCAACTGATTGTCTTTCACTTCCTAATCGGCGTATTCTCATACCTCGGTCGTCAGTGGGAACTATCATTCCGTTTAGGAATGCGTCCTTGGATATGTGTAGCCTACTCAGCACCAGTATCAGCAGCCACAGCAGTATTTCTAATCTATCCACTAGGACAAGGAAGCTTCAGTGATGGAATGCCTCTGGGTATCTCTGGAACATTCAACTTCATGTTGGTATTCCAAGCAGAACACAATATTCTGATGCACCCCTTCCATATGTTAGGAGTAGCAGGAGTATTCGGTGGAGCATTATTCTCTGCCATGCACGGTTCACTAGTAACATCGTCCTTAGTACGTGAAACAACCGAAACCGAATCACAAAACTACGGATACAAATTCGGACAAGAAGAAGAAACATACAACATCGTCGCAGCCCACGGCTACTTCGGTCGTCTAATCTTCCAATATGCGTCCTTTAACAACTCCAGAGCTTTGCACTTCTTCTTAGGAGCATGGCCAGTGATTGGAATCTGGTTAACAGCAATGGGAATATCCACCATGGCGTTCAACCTAAATGGATTCAACTTCAACCAGTCGGTAATGGATTCACAAGGACGTGTAGTCAACACTTGGGCAGACATCTTAAACCGAGCTAACCTGGGTTTTGAGGTAATGCACGAACGTAACGCTCACAACTTCCCGCTTGATTTAGCAAGTGGCGCTCAAGCTCCTGTAGCATTAACTGCACCTGCAATTAACGGTTAA
- a CDS encoding tellurite resistance TerB family protein — translation MSLFDNFSNVRTGKTTDLSPAESFAGIMLATIAADGYLAREETQSLMSTLYRMKLFQSYPNDHVSRMIDKLAKIIQTRGADTLLNVAVQCLPEYLHETVFAVATDLILSDGEVSEEEEHILQKLCGYLSISKDQINKIIEVTIIKNKG, via the coding sequence ATGAGTTTGTTTGATAATTTTTCTAATGTCAGAACAGGTAAAACTACTGATTTGAGTCCAGCTGAATCTTTTGCAGGAATTATGTTGGCTACTATTGCTGCTGATGGTTATCTAGCTAGAGAAGAAACGCAAAGCTTGATGTCAACTTTATACAGAATGAAATTATTTCAAAGTTATCCAAATGATCATGTTTCCAGAATGATTGATAAATTGGCAAAAATTATTCAAACTAGAGGTGCAGATACATTACTAAATGTTGCTGTTCAGTGTCTTCCAGAATATTTGCATGAAACTGTTTTTGCTGTAGCAACTGATTTAATACTTTCTGATGGTGAAGTTTCTGAAGAAGAAGAACATATATTACAAAAGCTATGTGGTTATCTATCAATTTCCAAAGATCAGATAAACAAAATAATTGAAGTCACAATTATTAAAAATAAAGGGTAA
- a CDS encoding Stp1/IreP family PP2C-type Ser/Thr phosphatase, which yields MKRHFIGLTDTGVVRTANQDNYFVDDELGRFFIVADGMGGHAGGQEASRIATEVIHSYLAENWDAPLSSEALLKEAVEKANFSIIEDQQTHPERRDMGTTVVVLIFRADKPWCAHVGDSRLYRLRSSQLEQITEDHTWVGMALKKGEINAEQAKFHPWRHVLSQCLGREDLQHIDIQEFEIKPGDRLLICSDGLTEEVSDEQIQTSLANLKSCQTTAQDLIDTAKTAGGSDNITVVIVNQE from the coding sequence ATGAAGCGTCACTTTATAGGTCTTACGGATACAGGGGTTGTAAGAACAGCCAACCAAGATAATTACTTTGTTGACGATGAATTGGGGCGTTTTTTCATTGTTGCCGACGGTATGGGAGGACACGCTGGGGGACAAGAAGCCAGTAGAATTGCCACAGAGGTAATTCACTCTTACCTAGCAGAAAATTGGGATGCTCCTCTCTCTTCAGAGGCATTGCTCAAAGAAGCGGTAGAAAAAGCTAATTTCAGCATCATTGAAGACCAGCAGACTCATCCCGAACGTCGCGATATGGGAACGACAGTAGTAGTGCTAATTTTCCGCGCAGATAAGCCTTGGTGCGCTCATGTAGGAGATTCCCGTTTGTATCGCCTCAGAAGTTCTCAACTAGAGCAAATTACAGAAGATCATACCTGGGTGGGTATGGCTCTGAAAAAAGGTGAAATCAATGCTGAACAGGCGAAATTTCATCCCTGGAGACACGTTTTATCTCAATGTTTGGGTCGTGAAGATCTTCAACATATTGATATTCAAGAATTTGAAATTAAGCCTGGAGATCGATTATTAATTTGTAGCGATGGCTTGACAGAAGAAGTAAGCGACGAACAAATTCAAACTTCGTTAGCTAATTTAAAATCTTGCCAGACAACTGCTCAGGATTTGATTGATACTGCTAAGACCGCAGGAGGCTCTGATAATATTACCGTAGTTATTGTCAATCAAGAATGA
- a CDS encoding DUF5765 domain-containing protein, translating to MCWSGEASATLATIGLTSTAYVAWKGEKKALWIPLGYFSLMELLQAFTYRVIDQPDLPLNQLLTLLGLLHIIFQPFFISAVSLHFIPEKIRQKITPLIYSLCFIGAILMLVKVYPFAWAGTCTIGYEPLCGSQLCSVSGNWHIAWNVPMNGLKWLTLGYYIPVFVAPLIYGSWKFTVYHLIVGPLAARMLTDNLNEWPAVWCLLSIALFLIAIKSPLRQILYVKHWWLWDSEAIALDSDADESESIQIPAISLADKK from the coding sequence ATGTGTTGGAGTGGAGAAGCCTCAGCAACCCTAGCCACAATCGGGCTTACTAGTACAGCGTATGTTGCCTGGAAGGGTGAAAAAAAAGCATTATGGATTCCTCTTGGTTATTTTTCTTTAATGGAGTTACTCCAGGCATTTACCTATAGAGTAATTGATCAGCCAGATTTGCCTTTGAATCAGCTTCTTACTTTATTAGGATTATTGCATATTATTTTTCAGCCGTTTTTTATTAGTGCAGTATCACTGCATTTTATTCCAGAGAAAATCAGACAGAAGATTACACCATTAATCTATAGTTTGTGTTTTATAGGTGCAATCTTGATGTTAGTCAAAGTGTATCCATTTGCCTGGGCTGGAACTTGTACAATCGGATACGAACCTCTGTGTGGCAGTCAACTTTGCTCTGTTTCTGGAAATTGGCACATAGCCTGGAACGTGCCGATGAATGGATTAAAATGGCTGACTTTGGGATACTATATCCCAGTTTTTGTTGCTCCTTTAATCTATGGTTCTTGGAAATTTACGGTTTACCATCTTATTGTTGGACCTTTAGCTGCGAGAATGTTAACCGATAATCTTAATGAATGGCCAGCAGTATGGTGCTTGTTGTCCATAGCATTGTTTTTGATCGCCATTAAGTCTCCATTACGACAAATTCTTTACGTAAAACATTGGTGGCTATGGGATTCTGAAGCGATCGCCTTAGATTCGGATGCGGACGAGTCTGAGTCAATTCAAATTCCTGCAATTTCCTTGGCGGATAAGAAATAG
- a CDS encoding M20 family metallopeptidase yields MLSEIKNIAQDFAPRLIEIRRHIHSHPELSGEEYQTSAYVAGVLSSCGLNVQESVGKTGVVGELIGSGSDRRTLAIRTDMDALPIQEHPKFDFASRKQGIMHACGHDVHSTLGLGTAMVLSQLVDKLPGNVRFLFQPAEEIAQGAKWMVKDGAIEGVNAIYGVHVFPSIPVRQVGIRYGALTSAADELEIVILGESGHGARPHQAIDAIWIAAQVITTLQQAISRTQNPLHPIVLSIGQIEGGRGHNIIADRVRMVGTVRSLHADSHANLPQWIENIVRGVCQTFGAKCQVDYRRGVPSVYNDQTLTQIVESATREAWGDASVKILPEPSLGAEDFSVYLDRVPGCMFRLGVGNENDGVTNYPLHHPKFEVDEAAIITGVVTMAYTAYKYWQH; encoded by the coding sequence ATGCTCTCAGAAATAAAAAATATCGCTCAAGATTTTGCGCCACGACTAATTGAAATTCGTCGTCATATTCATTCTCATCCCGAATTAAGCGGAGAAGAATATCAAACCTCGGCCTATGTTGCCGGGGTGTTGTCCTCTTGTGGTTTAAACGTGCAGGAATCTGTGGGTAAAACTGGAGTTGTGGGGGAGCTAATCGGTTCAGGAAGCGATCGCCGTACTTTGGCAATTCGTACCGATATGGATGCTCTGCCGATTCAAGAGCATCCCAAATTTGATTTTGCTTCTCGCAAACAAGGAATTATGCACGCCTGCGGACACGATGTTCATTCTACCTTGGGCTTAGGTACAGCCATGGTCTTATCCCAGCTAGTCGATAAGTTGCCTGGCAATGTGCGCTTTTTGTTTCAACCTGCCGAAGAAATCGCCCAAGGTGCAAAATGGATGGTCAAAGACGGAGCAATTGAGGGAGTAAATGCAATTTATGGGGTTCATGTATTTCCCTCAATTCCCGTTCGTCAGGTAGGGATTCGTTATGGAGCGTTAACTTCGGCTGCGGATGAATTAGAAATAGTCATTCTAGGAGAGTCGGGACATGGCGCGCGTCCTCATCAGGCGATCGATGCTATTTGGATTGCTGCTCAGGTCATCACTACTCTGCAACAGGCAATCAGTCGGACACAAAACCCACTACATCCGATTGTGCTGTCTATTGGTCAAATAGAAGGGGGTAGAGGGCATAACATAATTGCCGATCGCGTGAGAATGGTCGGCACAGTGCGATCGCTTCATGCCGATAGCCACGCTAACTTACCTCAGTGGATTGAAAACATTGTTCGAGGAGTCTGTCAAACTTTTGGTGCAAAGTGTCAAGTAGATTACCGCAGAGGAGTTCCTTCGGTATACAATGACCAAACTTTGACTCAGATAGTTGAATCAGCCACTCGTGAAGCCTGGGGTGATGCAAGCGTCAAAATTTTGCCTGAGCCTTCTTTGGGAGCGGAAGATTTTTCTGTGTATCTAGATCGAGTTCCTGGATGTATGTTCCGTCTAGGAGTAGGAAATGAAAATGATGGGGTAACCAACTATCCTCTCCATCATCCTAAATTTGAAGTGGATGAAGCGGCAATCATCACAGGAGTGGTAACTATGGCTTACACTGCTTATAAATATTGGCAACATTGA
- a CDS encoding ABC transporter ATP-binding protein, with protein sequence MTDRRRLQEILINTPLLLRLVWQATPVYLFLSLAVTGFQSLVPALMLLIDKAIVDLVIANWGNADFVWRPLIVLVVIRFGVGLLGAILNQVNLYVAQIFNDRLMLHTKYILLEKSAQLDLAHFESSEFYDTLSRAENSGSNYPVQVIKLLTGLFGQGITLISLLGLLLEFNLAIVPLLFFTALPSFWTSIVYSGRRFWMVRLETESGRLSDYIQRVLTNPNFAKEVRLFNLGGHLLSQWIAIRKDFNRKSAAIASEYSRMRGLSGIFVNAGFYIAYGWTLVQTISAKITVGDFTMYTGAFSQAQQLLPAILENLAKIYESNLYVSQYFEFLDLKPEVTNIPRPKPFPQPIKQGLSIKNVSFTYPGATAPTLRNLNLQVNPGESIALVGLNGAGKTTLLKLLTRLYDVDSGTITIDDIPLQQFKLSELHSNIGVLNQDFARYQLSARDNIGFGNLKERENQSRIEEAAVNSGADRVVKTLSDGYKTRLGKMFKGGVDLSGGQWQKIGMARAFMTDAPILILDEPTAALDAIAEYELFEKFRTLTAGKMTFFVSHRFSTVQLADRIVVLENSRIIEIGSHQELMANNGLYAEMFSLQASSYTV encoded by the coding sequence TTGACTGATCGAAGACGACTACAAGAAATTCTGATTAATACTCCCTTGCTACTGCGCTTAGTGTGGCAAGCTACTCCAGTTTATTTATTTCTATCTTTAGCGGTGACAGGGTTTCAATCTCTAGTACCTGCCCTGATGCTATTAATTGATAAAGCGATTGTCGATCTGGTGATTGCTAACTGGGGTAATGCTGATTTTGTTTGGAGACCTCTAATTGTATTAGTAGTGATACGGTTCGGGGTTGGTTTACTAGGAGCTATATTAAATCAGGTCAATCTCTATGTAGCGCAGATCTTTAACGATCGCCTGATGCTCCATACGAAATATATTTTATTGGAAAAGTCTGCCCAGCTAGATCTGGCTCATTTTGAATCTTCGGAATTTTATGATACTTTAAGTCGCGCCGAAAATAGCGGTAGTAATTATCCCGTTCAGGTTATCAAGCTACTTACTGGTTTGTTTGGTCAGGGAATTACCTTAATTAGCTTGTTAGGACTTTTGTTGGAGTTCAATTTAGCAATTGTTCCTCTACTATTTTTTACAGCTTTACCCTCATTTTGGACTAGCATTGTCTATTCTGGAAGGCGTTTTTGGATGGTACGCCTAGAAACTGAAAGCGGACGACTGTCAGATTATATTCAGCGTGTTTTAACTAATCCTAATTTTGCTAAAGAAGTCCGTCTATTTAACTTAGGTGGGCATTTATTGAGCCAGTGGATTGCAATTCGCAAGGACTTTAACAGAAAATCAGCAGCGATCGCTTCTGAATATTCCAGAATGCGAGGTTTATCAGGAATATTTGTAAACGCTGGTTTTTATATCGCCTATGGCTGGACTCTGGTGCAAACAATTAGCGCCAAAATTACCGTAGGTGACTTTACCATGTATACAGGAGCATTTAGTCAAGCACAGCAGCTATTGCCTGCTATTCTCGAAAATTTGGCAAAAATATATGAATCTAATCTTTATGTCTCCCAATACTTTGAATTTTTAGACCTTAAGCCAGAAGTAACTAACATTCCCCGTCCTAAACCTTTTCCTCAACCAATTAAACAAGGATTATCAATAAAAAATGTATCCTTTACTTATCCAGGAGCAACCGCACCTACACTACGCAATCTAAATTTGCAGGTCAACCCAGGAGAAAGTATTGCGCTTGTTGGTTTAAATGGCGCAGGAAAAACCACTCTGCTGAAGCTTCTTACTAGGCTATATGACGTAGATTCAGGCACAATCACCATTGATGACATACCTCTCCAGCAATTTAAGCTATCGGAATTGCATTCCAATATTGGTGTCCTCAATCAAGACTTTGCCCGTTATCAGCTAAGTGCTAGGGACAACATTGGTTTTGGCAACTTAAAGGAAAGAGAAAATCAGTCACGCATTGAAGAAGCGGCGGTAAATTCGGGTGCAGATCGGGTAGTGAAAACCCTTAGTGATGGCTACAAAACCCGCTTAGGAAAGATGTTCAAAGGTGGAGTGGATCTTTCAGGGGGACAGTGGCAGAAAATCGGCATGGCGCGAGCGTTTATGACCGATGCACCTATTCTAATTTTAGATGAACCTACTGCTGCCCTAGATGCGATCGCAGAATATGAGTTGTTTGAAAAATTCCGAACTTTAACCGCAGGTAAGATGACCTTTTTTGTCAGTCATCGTTTCTCGACGGTACAGCTAGCCGATCGCATTGTAGTCCTAGAAAACAGTCGTATTATCGAAATCGGATCCCATCAAGAACTAATGGCAAACAACGGATTATATGCCGAGATGTTTAGCCTCCAAGCCTCAAGCTACACAGTTTAA
- the argB gene encoding acetylglutamate kinase, which produces MVYEKEYLQEAAANRVRILSEALPYIQKFANRTIVIKYGGAAMKDSSLKAQVIGDIVFLACVGVRPVVIHGGGPEINTWLQKLNIAPAFKDGLRITDAATMDVVEMVLAGRVNKELVSLISRAGALAVGLCGKDGNLIQARHVGKEGVGFVGEVTNINIGLVESLVDNGYVPVISSVAADENGQAYNINADTVAGEIAAALDAEKLILLTDTPGILYDYHDPSTLIKILDIQKARNLIDQEVVSGGMIPKVNCCVRSLAQGVRAAHILDGRLPHSLLLEILTDEGTGSMIVASELLG; this is translated from the coding sequence ATGGTCTACGAAAAGGAATATTTGCAAGAAGCAGCAGCTAACCGTGTTCGTATTCTCAGTGAAGCTCTACCTTATATTCAAAAATTTGCCAATCGCACTATCGTCATTAAATACGGTGGTGCAGCCATGAAAGATAGTAGCTTAAAGGCTCAAGTTATCGGTGACATAGTTTTTCTTGCCTGTGTCGGAGTGCGTCCTGTGGTGATACATGGAGGAGGGCCTGAAATTAATACTTGGCTCCAAAAATTAAACATAGCACCAGCTTTTAAAGATGGATTGCGCATTACCGATGCGGCGACAATGGATGTGGTAGAGATGGTCTTGGCAGGTAGAGTTAATAAAGAACTGGTATCTTTAATCAGCCGTGCAGGAGCGTTAGCGGTTGGTTTATGTGGTAAAGATGGCAACCTGATTCAAGCTCGTCATGTAGGTAAAGAAGGAGTAGGGTTTGTGGGGGAAGTGACCAACATTAATATAGGCTTAGTTGAATCCTTGGTTGATAATGGTTATGTCCCTGTAATTTCTAGCGTTGCCGCTGACGAAAATGGACAGGCGTATAACATTAATGCTGATACGGTAGCAGGGGAAATAGCAGCAGCTTTAGATGCTGAAAAACTAATTTTGTTAACCGATACTCCAGGCATTTTGTACGATTATCACGATCCTTCTACCCTAATCAAAATACTGGATATCCAAAAAGCCAGAAATTTAATTGACCAAGAAGTTGTTTCAGGAGGAATGATTCCTAAAGTCAATTGCTGTGTGCGATCGCTTGCTCAAGGGGTTCGTGCTGCCCATATTTTAGATGGTCGTTTACCCCACTCACTATTATTAGAGATTTTGACCGATGAAGGTACTGGCTCAATGATTGTTGCCTCAGAATTATTAGGGTAG
- a CDS encoding tetratricopeptide repeat protein — translation MTVYNPEKFHQEYEAGKLALERGQYRLSIGHLEAAQELVSGNSRQGGQAQIWLVTAYQAANQISDAIALCEKLITHPNLQTREQAQRILYIIKAPKLERPKEWMSEIPDLADADQGASRYVTAKKQTAKNSSKQEYSETPPTDSQDNQFIWFALASIAVILGILALLS, via the coding sequence GTGACGGTATATAATCCAGAAAAGTTTCATCAAGAATACGAAGCAGGAAAACTAGCTCTAGAAAGAGGACAATATCGCCTCAGTATCGGACATTTAGAAGCTGCACAAGAATTAGTCTCAGGCAATTCTCGTCAAGGTGGACAAGCTCAAATTTGGTTGGTCACTGCTTATCAAGCTGCTAATCAAATTAGTGATGCGATCGCTTTATGTGAAAAACTAATTACCCATCCTAATCTCCAAACCCGCGAACAGGCACAGCGTATTCTCTATATTATCAAAGCTCCCAAGCTAGAGCGACCTAAAGAATGGATGAGTGAAATTCCTGATTTGGCTGACGCAGATCAAGGTGCATCTCGCTATGTTACGGCTAAAAAACAGACCGCCAAAAATTCATCTAAACAAGAATATTCAGAAACACCACCGACTGATAGCCAAGACAATCAGTTTATCTGGTTTGCTCTTGCATCGATCGCTGTAATATTAGGTATTCTAGCTTTGTTGAGTTAA
- a CDS encoding shikimate kinase: MSNLLQGLNVYLIGMMGSGKTTIGKCLAKDLKYRFVDTDQTIEAIAKKPISAIFQQSGEPYFRELEMKVLAEYSVYTRTVVSTGGGIIQQQLNWSYLRHGLIIWLDVDVEILKKRLAKDETRPLADKLESLLETRRPLYAQADIQIAIAQEQSPSEIAAQIMETIPTALKPVREIQL; the protein is encoded by the coding sequence ATGAGTAATTTGTTACAGGGTTTAAATGTTTATCTAATAGGCATGATGGGTTCAGGGAAAACAACTATTGGTAAATGTTTAGCCAAAGATCTTAAGTATCGTTTCGTAGATACAGACCAAACCATAGAAGCGATCGCCAAAAAGCCAATTTCGGCAATTTTTCAACAGTCAGGAGAACCCTATTTTCGTGAGCTTGAGATGAAGGTTTTAGCCGAATATTCTGTCTATACACGCACTGTTGTATCCACTGGAGGAGGAATTATTCAACAACAGCTTAACTGGAGTTATCTACGTCATGGTTTGATTATTTGGTTGGACGTAGATGTAGAAATACTAAAAAAAAGATTAGCCAAAGATGAAACTAGACCACTGGCTGACAAACTAGAATCATTGCTAGAGACTCGTCGTCCTCTCTATGCCCAAGCAGACATTCAAATTGCGATCGCACAAGAGCAGTCCCCCTCAGAAATAGCGGCTCAAATTATGGAAACTATTCCTACTGCTTTAAAGCCAGTCAGAGAGATCCAGCTTTAA
- a CDS encoding ABC transporter ATP-binding protein, with protein sequence MAQVVVESVYKSYSRGKADQNSRSEPADIQEKGNLSAKAKQVSVLRDINFTVEDGEFLVLVGPSGCGKSTLLRLLAGLEELTGGNIKIGDRLVNNLPPKARDIAMVFQNYALYPHLNIYDNIAFGLRRNFGTGKLGDWETGKKEQVKSILFDDILTGTTKYLPRSMRYISAKEKVIKHRVRYVSSLLQIDSLLYRLPKELSGGQKQRVALGRAIARNPQVFLMDEPLSNLDAKLRTQTRAQIVQLQRQLKTTTIYVTHDQIEAMTMGDRIAVMNNGKIQQIASPLEIYENPANRFVAEFIGSPPMNFLPVDLVSPLKLVHRYFKLDLPDVWTQSLQSVSSKSLILGIRPQHLSMDDQKESSLQVTVDLVEALGSETYISAHLTADAKTQLTVSLPPDRQIAIGDSIWLAIDTSKIHLFTVDDGRTIVI encoded by the coding sequence GTGGCACAGGTAGTAGTAGAAAGCGTTTATAAAAGCTACTCTCGCGGAAAAGCAGATCAAAATAGTAGATCTGAACCAGCAGATATTCAAGAGAAGGGTAATTTATCAGCTAAAGCGAAACAAGTTAGTGTGCTGCGGGACATCAACTTTACAGTAGAAGATGGTGAGTTTTTAGTTTTAGTTGGCCCTTCTGGCTGTGGCAAAAGTACACTGCTAAGATTGCTAGCAGGATTAGAAGAATTAACGGGAGGAAATATTAAAATTGGCGATCGCCTAGTAAACAATCTCCCACCCAAAGCTAGAGACATTGCCATGGTGTTTCAAAATTATGCTCTTTATCCCCATCTAAATATTTACGACAACATCGCCTTTGGTTTACGACGCAATTTTGGGACTGGAAAACTGGGAGACTGGGAGACTGGGAAGAAAGAGCAAGTTAAATCTATTTTGTTCGATGATATTCTGACGGGGACAACTAAATATTTACCTCGCAGTATGCGGTATATCTCGGCAAAAGAAAAAGTGATCAAGCATAGAGTTAGATATGTGTCGAGTTTATTGCAGATAGATTCTTTGCTTTATCGTTTACCTAAAGAATTGTCGGGAGGACAAAAACAAAGGGTAGCATTAGGCCGAGCGATCGCTCGTAATCCTCAAGTTTTTTTGATGGATGAGCCATTATCTAACCTGGATGCCAAACTCCGCACCCAAACCCGCGCCCAAATTGTCCAACTGCAACGACAGCTAAAGACAACTACCATATATGTAACCCACGATCAAATTGAAGCAATGACTATGGGCGATCGCATTGCGGTCATGAACAACGGTAAAATACAGCAAATTGCCTCGCCTTTGGAGATATACGAAAATCCTGCAAATCGCTTTGTGGCTGAATTTATTGGTTCACCACCAATGAATTTTCTACCTGTAGATTTAGTTTCTCCTTTGAAGTTAGTACACCGATATTTTAAGCTTGATTTACCTGATGTCTGGACTCAATCTCTTCAGTCTGTGTCATCAAAATCACTTATTTTAGGTATTCGTCCTCAGCATTTATCAATGGACGATCAAAAGGAATCTAGCCTACAGGTTACGGTAGATTTGGTCGAGGCATTAGGTAGCGAAACTTATATCTCTGCCCATTTAACCGCAGATGCTAAAACACAACTAACCGTATCTTTACCTCCAGATCGGCAGATTGCGATCGGTGATTCTATTTGGTTAGCTATAGATACCAGTAAAATCCATCTTTTTACAGTTGATGATGGACGGACAATAGTTATTTAA
- a CDS encoding glycoside hydrolase family 13 protein: MTKTPDWVKNAVFYQIFPDRFAKSPAAIKSHWEASAYEGWDATPTLQGYKGGNLWGVIDKLDYLKDLGINAIYFTPIFQSTSNHRYHTHDYYEVDPMLGGNIAFDALLKAAHEHDIKVVLDGVFNHASRGFFFFNDILENGPHSPWLDWFKIHDWPLSAYDGDKPANYEGWIGNRALPEFNTDNPQVKEYIMQIAEYWVHQGIDGWRLDVPNEIDTPGFWQEFRDRVKAINPEAYIVGEIWGDASYWLDGTQFDGVMNYRFTEPTIAFVGGEKYDPEYCQGELKPYPPISAAEYAARIDALLKLYDWEIQQTQLNLLDSHDTPRMLTTVGEDKSIFMLATVLLMTFPGAPSIFYGDEVALPGGKDPDSRRVFPKPENWDVEILKSHKQLIALRHQYPALRTGTYKTLFADQSVYVFARVLDEEEIVVAINVGDEPATAIFLATELKFKTQDLVYGSGRLVWHDTLEGRKLEISLPAKSSIIVA, encoded by the coding sequence ATGACTAAAACGCCAGATTGGGTCAAAAACGCCGTTTTTTACCAAATATTTCCTGACCGCTTCGCCAAAAGCCCAGCGGCTATTAAAAGTCACTGGGAAGCTTCTGCTTACGAAGGTTGGGATGCCACCCCCACACTTCAAGGATATAAAGGCGGTAATCTTTGGGGAGTAATCGATAAGCTAGACTATCTCAAGGATTTGGGCATCAATGCAATTTACTTTACTCCTATCTTTCAGTCTACTTCCAACCACCGCTACCACACCCACGACTACTATGAGGTAGACCCAATGTTGGGAGGTAATATAGCCTTTGATGCCCTGCTCAAAGCTGCTCATGAACATGATATTAAGGTGGTGCTAGATGGAGTGTTTAATCATGCCAGTCGCGGTTTTTTCTTCTTTAACGATATTTTAGAAAATGGCCCTCATTCCCCTTGGCTAGACTGGTTTAAGATCCATGACTGGCCTTTGTCTGCTTATGATGGCGATAAACCTGCTAATTATGAAGGGTGGATTGGTAATCGTGCTTTGCCTGAATTTAACACCGATAATCCCCAGGTAAAAGAATACATTATGCAGATTGCTGAATATTGGGTGCATCAGGGCATTGATGGTTGGCGATTAGATGTGCCTAATGAAATCGATACTCCTGGCTTTTGGCAAGAATTTCGCGATCGCGTTAAAGCCATAAACCCTGAAGCTTATATTGTCGGCGAGATTTGGGGAGACGCTAGCTATTGGTTAGACGGTACGCAGTTTGATGGCGTGATGAACTATCGCTTTACTGAACCCACTATTGCTTTTGTTGGGGGCGAAAAATACGATCCTGAATATTGTCAGGGAGAATTAAAACCCTATCCACCTATTTCTGCCGCAGAATATGCTGCCAGAATCGATGCTCTACTTAAGCTATACGACTGGGAAATACAGCAAACACAGCTAAACCTATTAGATAGTCATGATACCCCTAGAATGCTGACTACGGTAGGAGAAGATAAAAGCATTTTTATGCTGGCTACAGTGCTGTTGATGACTTTTCCTGGCGCGCCCAGCATTTTTTATGGGGATGAAGTTGCTTTACCTGGAGGAAAAGATCCTGATAGCCGTCGTGTTTTTCCCAAACCTGAAAATTGGGATGTAGAAATACTAAAATCTCACAAGCAGCTAATTGCTTTGCGTCACCAATATCCTGCTTTGCGCACTGGGACATACAAAACTCTTTTTGCCGATCAAAGTGTCTATGTCTTTGCTCGTGTTCTGGATGAAGAAGAAATCGTAGTTGCTATTAATGTTGGCGATGAACCAGCTACGGCTATTTTCTTAGCTACAGAATTAAAGTTTAAAACCCAAGACTTAGTATATGGCTCAGGAAGATTAGTTTGGCACGATACTCTAGAAGGACGAAAGCTGGAAATTAGTCTACCTGCTAAAAGCAGCATCATAGTTGCCTAA